One Betta splendens chromosome 8, fBetSpl5.4, whole genome shotgun sequence DNA segment encodes these proteins:
- the LOC114860032 gene encoding somatostatin receptor type 5-like, with product MESPTPSFHMDGSNRTPAAGNFNLTPSQFGYSTTNLSDAGEPMPTSVVTAVIYSIVFVVGLLGNTLVIYVVLRYAKMKTVTNMYILNLALADELYILGVPFIGTNSVISYWPYGEFLCKVCMTADAMSQFTSIFCLTAMSIDRCLCVVYPLRSARFRNPRVAKICNGMVWVTSFLIVLPITIYAQVQESLHSCNLSWPEPSELWSIAFILFTATVGFFGPLLIMCVCYLLIVIKMRSAGVRVGRTRRGRSERKATRMVVVIVLFFVFCWLPFYVANIVNLFHVIPESNATAALFFFLVILTYVNSCANPFLYGFLSDNFKQSFQKVLCCHKSNGVGATDQLGSRHSAHKGLKMEVIGNLETDPFSSKSGNSQ from the exons ATGGAATCCCCCACTCCCTCCTTCCACATGGACGGCTCCAACAGGACACCGGCGGCCGGGAACTTCAACTTGACGCCCTCCCAGTTCGGCTACAGCACCACGAACCTCTCGGACGCGGGCGAACCGATGCCCACCAGCGTGGTGACAGCGGTCATCTACAGCATCGTCTTCGTGGTGGGCCTACTGGGGAACACGCTGGTCATCTACGTAGTGCTCCGCTACGCCAAGATGAAGACCGTCACCAACATGTATATCCTCAACCTAGCCTTGGCGGACGAGCTCTACATCCTGGGGGTTCCCTTCATAGGCACCAACAGCGTGATCTCCTACTGGCCGTACGGGGAATTCCTCTGCAAGGTGTGCATGACCGCTGACGCCATGAGCCAGTTCACCTCCATCTTCTGCCTGACGGCGATGAGCATCGACCGCTGCCTGTGCGTGGTCTACCCACTCCGCAGCGCCCGGTTCCGAAACCCGAGGGTGGCCAAGATCTGCAACGGCATGGTGTGGGTGACATCCTTCCTCATCGTGCTCCCGATCACCATCTACGCCCAAGTGCAGGAGTCGCTCCACTCCTGCAACCTGTCGTGGCCGGAGCCCAGCGAGCTGTGGTCCATTGCCTTCATCCTCTTCACCGCAACCGTGGGATTCTTCGGCCCTCTCCTCATCATGTGCGTGTGCTACCTGCTCATTGTGATTAAG ATGAGGTCGGCGGGGGTGCGAGTGGGTCGGACGAGGCGCGGGAGGTCCGAGCGGAAGGCCACGCGCATGGTGGTGGTCATCGTGCTGTTTTTTGTGTTCTGCTGGCTCCCCTTCTACGTGGCCAACATCGTCAACCTGTTCCACGTCATCCCCGAGAGCAACGCGACTGCcgccctcttcttcttcctggtcATCCTCACCTACGTCAACTCCTGCGCCAACCCGTTCCTCTACGGCTTCCTGTCGGACAACTTCAAGCAGAGCTTCCAGAAGGTGCTCTGCTGCCACAAGTCCAACGGCGTCGGCGCCACCGACCAGCTGGGGAGCAGACACTCTGCACACAAG GGTCTTAAGATGGAAGTAATTGGAAACCTTGAAACTGACCCCTTTTCGTCAAAATCGGGGAACAGCCAGTGA